DNA sequence from the Nicotiana tomentosiformis chromosome 3, ASM39032v3, whole genome shotgun sequence genome:
CTAAAGTCTAGCTTACATATATAGAGCCTACTCGAGAGACAATTGTGCATTGACACAACTAAAATACTTGCTTATTTTTTTACATAttatcaaaataaataatttaataataccGTCACATAATAACTACATCGACTTCGATAAAAAATGATGATCAATTTATGTTTAAGCCAACAAGACAATCATCATTAGATATGTCATGGgttgctttccatcatcgacccatgaccccttggacgcgccccgtggcgtcccggcaagcctcccaacgcctagcgccacggtcggccccgtggtcttggCAGCACCAAGTGACAAGCGCACATGCGCCTCTGTcaccccaccgataatcagtgccagtgcccagcggctggcgaatgccatcagtgccgcgcgcacaaaccatcatgttgccaaAAGCGCCGCAAGCACAGACAGTTCCCCGCGCGCagatccaatgccaagcaccagtgCCCAGCcactggcagatccaaatagtacCGCGCGTGCCTGCAGCAATGCGCGCGCAAaccctgctgctcaagacaaagttgctgccatcggacttgcttccctagaagactaagtccttttcattgtaattatagagtagttttacttcattcattttcagtgtgcttctacagctttcttaggttaactcatgtaactttgatttattttttttaagcattattaagggggaccaaagcattcaaacattcaagcattcaaacaattctctgtactggtgtctccccctgacaccgcattgcatcttgtaatagctttcatcatcatcaatacaatcatcatctttcatcatcaattgctcattttccgctgctcaattgctcacgacattggttttcccgtacggtactgacaatctagtctagcgtacggcgcagacctcagttggcgcatagcaaccgcactgacatcggttgcttagccttacgtcgcccttccaaggaacttcaggaaggcaccacgtaacagttggtatcagagcctaggctcgacatcggatgagggaactcattgccatcatcatcaccatttctgaccatggtgaattacggggatcacatcacgaccctagaagagacggttgacgcattaTGGCTCATCGTGGATACAttgcctgatctaaaaaccagcctagtgcaaaggttggacgacctggaccgcataATGCGGCAGGCAGAAATTtacatagcaaacatcagtcaagactctgaggaagaccggGAAACGGCTAccgtcgaggcaaccaaaattcatggcaatttcgaggacctccaacaggagcgtgccgaggatttagcccatcgtGAACTAGAGGTAGACTGACTGACcgtcatgcagcaaaccatagacaacttgacaagccagctcaatgttgtcaatgctgcccttcaaagcctcctcaaaggaggcgaaaaccacatcaggggtgccatgaacattgcccccatgccacagaagctgaaaattccggagcccaagccatacaacAGAGCCCAGGATGCTAAAGAAGtagaaaacttcatcttcgaaatcgaacaatacttcgatgccgttggATAGTTGGAGGAAtccaagaaggtagcaactgctgccatgtatcttcaaggcgatgcaaaactctggtggcgagtcaaatacgaagccatcagggccggtgaagatactctccagacatgggcagaactgaaggccgccatacgcctgcagttcttccccgaaaacgtggaatacaatgcacggagaaagttgtgtgaactccgccacaccaggtcggtgcgggactacgtgcgtgaattctccgcactcatgctaaacatacaggatatgggggacaaagacaaactgttcgcattcatagaaagtttaaaacctcatgctcgtatggaactgcaaagacaacgggtagataccttgcccaaggccattcaagctgcagagtgccttggggattatcaattggaaactcagaaggataggccccagccgcctatccgagggggatacaacgggagcccacctagcaacggtggccccaacagaaacggacgagatcgaggtgcatccaaatctAAGACTCATTCCTCAAGCAGCAACAGTGCTGCATCAGTTAACAACAATCATGGGAGAAAGCCCCCATCAGAATGTCGTCATTGCGacggggaacattggaacaatcaatgtcCCAATACACAGATTAATGCTCAACAGATTGTTGAAAACGAGTCAGATACCGACGACTCAGATGGCCCCGATcaagtaggtgccttcaacgcatttattggctccattcatgataccttggcgggaaccaATGCTGGTAACCCCAAGAAGAACGTAttcccaatcgacaagaaagggaaaggaaaggcggacgagaggcctcccacatcacaaaagaggaccttaatattcgttgacatgaaagtaaacggcacacctattcgggcattgatagacacgggtgctagccacaactacctggcctcaactcaggtgcaacgcctcggtctagcagtgcaaaaatgcaagggtcgtgtcaaggctatcaactctccatctcagccAGTGAGTGGAATAGCCCAAGAAGtgccagtgaagcttggcccattcaagggaatattcgacctacgcatagctatcatcgatgacttcgaatTATTAGTGGGGTTAGAATTCCTCAGGCAAACAAAcaccatcccggtaccatatgccaacatgctcataatgatgggagacaacggggccaaaccccGCACCATACCGTGCATACCCATGAAGATGGCCACTGGAAACATCACGGCCATGTAGTTAAAGGAGGGAACCAACTGACTTGAACCTATGGTTCCAgctgccctcaacatcatcaaatAGACATCAGATCATCGGCATCCAACAGCTCATGACGCCCCTCATcgtgtgaagacttgtcaagcattccaaaaggacaagtcagatcactcagcacaagcgggactcttggagccgctacctgtcccacggagaccttgggaaagcatttccctgaatttcatcacaggattacccagggtcggaaatcatgcaaccatcatggtggtagtagaccaattttccaagtatgctaccttcatcgcagccccacagaacatatcGGCAGAAGATATAGCTCGACTCTTTTTCTCTCAGgttgtcaaacattggggtatgcccagCAACATCATTAGTGACTCCGACCTACGCTTCACTAGCaaattttggacccaactcttcagttgcctcggatccaaattgacTTACAACTCAAACCATTATCATCATCAAACATatgatcaaacagaccggttcaatgacatgctggaggaatatctccgccaatttgcaactgggtcacaaacacattgggtgaagcttctggatgctgctcagctgtgtttcaattcacaaaagtgcgcccatacaaacaaaagcgcttttaAAATTATTACCGgatagcaaccgctactcccacaaaatatgaatgcaccaaacatgccatcatctcatcgagctgccagtttctcgATAGAATGGGGGTAAACTTTGAAGATAGTgtggagctatcttgtcaaagcccaagagagggcaacgaggtatgccgaacaaaaccttcactttgcccaacatcaaataggggacaaagtgatggtaagaaccccggggcggaacttgtttgcaaagaggacccatgatcctcgcctattgcaaaaatacatCGGGCCCTTTTCCATTGAAAGGTgcatcgggaaatccacataccagctgaacacaccagcctggtggaaaatccatccagtcttccatcgcagccgcctcaggccatttcagaaatacatggaagatcattcagaaagacatctcataacaccgaggggaacagacctcccaatcaacaagagcctgaccaatcatcatcatcctgcaggtaaggcttcgaggacgtcgccaactcaggtgggagagaatgtcatgggctgctttccatcatcgacccatggccccttggacgcgccccgtggcgtcccggcaagcctcccaacgcctagcgccacggtcgatCCCGTGGTCttggcagcgccaagtgacaagcgcgcatgcgcctctgtcgccccaccgataatcagtgctAGCGCTcagcggctggcgaatgccatcagTGTCGCGcacaccgacaatgccgcgcgcacaaaccatcatgttgccaaAAGTGCCGCAAGcacagacagtgccccgcgcgcagatccaaatagtgtcgcgcgcgcccacagcaatgcgcgcgcagaccctgctgcttaagacaaagttgctgccatcggacatGCTTatatagaagactaagtccttttcattgtaattatagagtagttttacttcattcattttccgtgtgcttctacagcttttttaagtcaactcatgtaactttggtttattttttttaagcgttattaagggggaccaaagcattcaaacaattctctgtactggtgtctcctcccccccgacaccgcccccccgacaccgcattgcatcttgtaattgctttcatcatcatcaatacaatcatcagctttcatcatcatttGCTCATTtcccgctgctcaattgctcacgacattggttttcccgtacagcactgacaatctagtctagcgtacggtgaggacctcagttggcgcatagcaaccgcactgacatcggttgcttagccttacgtcgcccttccaaggaacttcaggaaggcgccgcgtaataGATAGTATGATTGACTCAGGTTCCAACTCTGCATCTTGCCTCCTTTTTTATGTCAAAGATGTTCAATAATTGTAAACTTGTAATCACTACTGCAATTACGTTGCTGAAATAGTAATACTCCTTCGTTTTGAACATATTTTGCTTTTGTTTAGTTTAAAAAATAATGactcatttttaaatttagaaaaaatttaatttaaacttacaattctacccttaataagaaacttttataaccacacaaatactctgggccctttttgacttgtttaggactacaaattccaaaaatctttatttttttcttaaacttcgtgtccAGTCAACCATATTTACATAAATTGGAGCAATATAAATTTTCTTTCCTCACTTTATTTTCTAGCAGTCTCTCGCTCTTCCTcagtttttattatttataaaaatgACCTTCGTTGATCATTGTGCAAAAAGTAACAATTTAAGTTCGATATCCTAAAGTCTCGCTCTTCTGTACAGCAGCCCGACCGATAGAAAGATCAGcaaattattaattttaatatgtGTCCCTTTAAATCAGTGATTTGAAGGAAAATATCAAATACTAGCAATAGTATCATTTGAATATTAAAAGGAGGAGAGTAGCTAGTGTGCTTCTCTTTATCTTCCACCATCGCCACTTTTCTTTAAAAGTGGCATTTGGTGGGTAGTATTTGTCTTCTTGGATAATTGAAAGCACTACTCACTTTTAAAAGCTAATTAATTCTTACCTAATTCATCTTTTAAAATACCAACTTAGAAAGACAATCACGACCTTGTTAATCGAGCTTGATAACCTCTTTTTTAGCTTATTAACTTCTTGTTGAGCTCTCAAGTTTTTTGTTGGATTTAACCATTTCACATTTGAAATTTACTGATCCGGCTAAATTTTTACTTATTGGAAAAACCTTTCTTCCGTACTTGCATAAGTTTACTAGCTAATAACATAAAAGGACCTATTGTATATGCACGTTATTTTGTTTATTAGATATTTTTCTAATTTGTTGTTAGTTGTTGCATTTGTCATCCTTGTACGAGAAGGAGCATCTTTATGAACTGTATTTTTACCTCTATAATTACGTGCAAAGTTATTGTTGTATCTCCGGTAAACCTTAAAGATCTAATTTCATCGTATGGTCACACAATTTTTATGCAACAAAATCATGAAACTAGTTTTTGTAACAAAGTAATCATTCAACTTTGCTTAAGTATTAAAGAAAGTTAAACTATTTTTTGTAACAAAAAATCAGACAACTTTGCCTGAATCTTACATTATGTCATAAAACAATTCTTTTGTAATTAAAAAGCCACTCAATTTGCAAGGAGATGTCGAAAATATGAAGATAAGCTAAAAACAAAGGGGGCATAGTGAAATTATTGTTAGGGATCATTTTAGTTAATTAAGCAGTAGTATATGAAACTTATTGACactgatatattgtctcttttttcttttcgttttcttgagccgagggtctattgaaaacagtctctctattcCATCGGGATAGAGGTAaagtctgcgtatacactaccctcctcagaccccagtTGTGAGACTATATTGgatggttgttattgttgtaagtACTAATATATGAATCCACTATGACTAACTCTTTAGACTAGGTGCCCCAACAAAAGAAAAGTGGCGCCTCTCACCTTTCCATGATTTAATTATATAAAACCATAAAGCATAAGGATTGAATTCCTTACAGTAAAATATTGGTAATCATTTAACTCTAAGCTTGCCACTCTACTTTAAAACAAAATCGTCCACATAGTTTGAATGTTCTCTGGtgcaatagagagagagagataggaCAAAGGTATCATTGCTTCTATGATCATTtcgaagaaagagagagagagacagaaaAAGAGCAGATTTCAGATTAAAACTTTTCTGAACAACACATAATGGATGGTCTCATGCTACTCAAGACAATTTGTCTCTTCTTCCTTCTCATTTCTACTTCTCTCTTGTCAACTTCATGTGCAGGTAGGTTTATTGAGTTAAACGCGTCCAATTTATATTGGACCTTTGATTATGCTTGAAGTTTCGCTGCAACATTTTTGGTTGTCCcctctatatatatattcagtCGAATGACTTCTTACTTATTCTTATCGAGAAAAAATTATACCTCTCTTCCAACATTATGCCAACTTAGTTACTATTTTGTTTCCATCGATACCTTCGTGCTATTAAACGGAAATAAGTCTTATCCAAAGAAATAACATATACTCTCTCTGTCCCATTTTGTGTGACATATTTACTATAATTAGAGTCAAAGAAGGTTTTCTATGACCTATGTTTTTTGCAATGGCTTCTGGTGCAACAAGCAAATACCTTTTAAGATTTTTGAAATTTCTATGTCCTATGTAGAACGGAAGGAGTACTTATTCTAGTACTAGAGAAAAAGCTAGCCAAAGAAACAGCACTGCATGCAGTGCTCTAAGTAGTCAACTTTGGTTGTGCAAATCATAGTTTTATGAAATACTAGTCTTGTATTTAGGTCTATATATACCATCTCAAGTAGAAGGAACTAGCTTAATTCTTTGGAAGTGTCAGATTATTTCTTTAGTCGAGTTAAATTATTGTGAAAGTGTGGTCATTTTCATAAGCTGTCTGTCAATCaaccttttttctttttatataaatctaaCGAAGAAAAAGCAGGCAAAGTGAGTCTATGGCGCTTTTTATACAAGTTTTTCGTTTTGAACAATGATGCAGGTCGACAGTCGAGATTTGTAAGCAACTTTGAGAAAGAAGAGCTGGGTGGAACTCATTATAAGGTCTGCTTTACCTGTTGGTTTACTTATTTTGGATTGTCAATTGATGAGTAAAGCAAGAAAATATGAGGAGTAAAAAGCGAGAAATGAAGTTTAATCTTTTTCAGTCCTTCATGATTTAACATAAATTGATTATTCATTGACAATATAAGGCCACGGAAAAGAGAATCGCAGGTGACCATTCataataattggaataaattGCTCCCTGTCCCATTTTACGTTGCTACTAagtattgaaagaaaaaaaaaggaaaaaaaaaacttttgaaactaTTAATCTAAAATAAACAATATACATTTATATGTCTATAAATCATTTCGTTAAAGAAAAAAATGAGAGGTTCATAGATCAgttatttttaaatatagaaaGCTGACATTCTTTTttagataaattaaaaattaaaaaaaaaactgtaGCACATAAATTGGGGCACAAGGAGTAATAACATTGAAAACTAAGGCAAGTTGCCTGTTATAATTGATTGAAATAGTATAATCTTTTTTATACTATTGTAATATAAATAACACCAATCCATGACAGGAAGTGTCAGTAGGAGAGCAATTACACCATGAGGAGATGAGTGAAATCCATGAAAGGCTTCTTAAGGCCAACACAAAGGATTATGGGAGATATGATCCAGCACCTGCCCTTTCTAAGCCTCGTTTCAAGCTCATACCCAACTGATCTATGTGATTTCGAAACAATTATATGTATGAGGAATATATTTGGCTAAGTCTCCAGACCATTTTAGGGTTTGTGAACCGCTAGTACGAGTTAAATTATGAACCCTAGTGCTATGTCTTAATATATGTTTGCAGCTGTAATATACTATCCTTTTATGTTTATATATTTTCTATGAACTGGATGTTTGTACGTCTGTAGTATTCTCTGTATGATTATAtgaaaaaataaaacttttgtaTGTTCTTGCTCTAATTTGTGCACCAACTAAAATTAGTTTCATGAATACTCAGTATTCCATGTAAGCAATGTTTTCGTATATAGAAAATgaaacgacccggccggtcgttttgagagttatagccacgTTCCCATTTACTGTTccttttgtgctttatagctgttatgtgacttaccgggttagtcgGTTCGGGTCTGGAGAGATTTCacaatgaattgagatacttaatcTCAAGGTTGAAAAAAGCTTAAGATGAAAtggttgaccgaatgttgacttatgagtaaatgacccccgaaatggagttttgatatttatgttagctccgttgggtaattttgaacttaaaagagtgtctgaattgtgatttggaggcccgtagttgaATTAGCTTGAAAAGGCAAAAGTtggttttggaaagtttgaccaggag
Encoded proteins:
- the LOC117278738 gene encoding protein CASPARIAN STRIP INTEGRITY FACTOR 1-like; translation: MDGLMLLKTICLFFLLISTSLLSTSCAGRQSRFVSNFEKEELGGTHYKEVSVGEQLHHEEMSEIHERLLKANTKDYGRYDPAPALSKPRFKLIPN